One segment of Bradyrhizobium sp. CB2312 DNA contains the following:
- a CDS encoding MarR family transcriptional regulator: protein MPLAREAVELLVQAARAWYFEGNQHGLRDREWMALRFLGRANRFSRTPSALAGFIGATRATASQIVKTLEGKSYLVRKPSHEDKRSVVLHVTAQGEKCLNQHDPINHVVNAVTALGTEECIRLRDSLREILNHLDAAHQRLDASICRDCMFLAERSPGHAGTSKGRAAAEFMCRLYRAPISLEETELLCTSFERTRDRPKIEEHLDRARVASQG, encoded by the coding sequence ATGCCGTTGGCACGTGAGGCTGTCGAGCTGCTGGTTCAGGCGGCGAGAGCTTGGTATTTCGAGGGCAATCAGCACGGGTTGCGCGATCGGGAATGGATGGCGCTGCGCTTTCTTGGCCGCGCCAACAGGTTTTCGCGCACGCCCTCCGCGCTCGCCGGCTTCATCGGCGCCACCAGGGCGACTGCGTCGCAGATCGTGAAGACGCTGGAGGGCAAGTCCTATTTGGTGCGAAAGCCCTCGCACGAGGACAAGCGGTCCGTGGTGCTCCATGTCACCGCGCAGGGCGAGAAATGCCTGAACCAGCACGACCCGATCAACCATGTGGTGAACGCGGTCACGGCGCTCGGCACCGAGGAGTGCATTCGCTTGCGCGACTCGCTTCGCGAGATTCTCAATCATCTCGACGCGGCCCATCAGCGGCTCGACGCCAGCATCTGCCGCGACTGCATGTTCCTTGCCGAACGCAGCCCTGGCCATGCCGGCACCAGCAAGGGACGCGCAGCGGCCGAGTTCATGTGCCGGTTGTATCGGGCCCCGATTTCGCTCGAAGAGACAGAGCTGCTCTGCACCAGCTTCGAGCGCACCCGCGATCGCCCGAAGATCGAGGAGCATCTCGACCGTGCGCGCGTGGCGAGCCAGGGATGA
- a CDS encoding DUF1217 domain-containing protein, giving the protein MLSTIADYTRLTTDMSKSMTQVATQPDVSRDTDYFLSHIGNVKTIDDFLNDYRLYSYAMKAYGLSDMTYAKAFMRKVLTEGVSDKDAFANKLSDTRYRQFATAFNFAALGDQATSTTAATTGTATQYVTQTLEENAGNQNEGLRLALYFTRKASTITNAYQILADKALTQVVQTAMGWSSTISSSDIDAQAKMITDKIDLTEFQDPIKVTKFVQRFAAMWDATQAQSDNSTNPALVLIAGASTSVNLDTDMLTTLQNIRFNR; this is encoded by the coding sequence ATGCTATCGACCATCGCGGACTACACCAGACTGACCACGGACATGAGCAAGTCGATGACGCAGGTCGCGACGCAGCCCGATGTCAGCCGCGATACCGATTACTTCCTCAGCCATATCGGCAACGTGAAGACGATCGACGACTTCCTGAACGACTACCGCCTCTATTCCTATGCGATGAAGGCCTATGGCCTTAGCGACATGACCTATGCCAAGGCGTTCATGCGCAAGGTGCTGACCGAGGGGGTCTCGGACAAGGACGCTTTCGCCAACAAGCTCTCCGACACCCGCTACCGGCAGTTCGCCACCGCCTTCAATTTCGCCGCTCTCGGCGACCAGGCGACCTCGACCACCGCGGCCACGACCGGCACGGCGACCCAATACGTCACGCAGACGCTGGAGGAGAACGCCGGCAACCAGAACGAGGGCCTGCGGCTCGCGCTCTATTTCACCCGCAAGGCCTCCACGATCACGAACGCCTACCAGATCCTCGCCGACAAGGCGCTGACCCAGGTGGTCCAGACCGCCATGGGCTGGTCGTCGACGATCAGCTCGTCCGACATCGACGCCCAGGCCAAGATGATCACGGACAAGATCGATCTCACCGAGTTCCAGGACCCGATCAAGGTCACCAAATTCGTGCAGCGCTTTGCCGCGATGTGGGATGCGACCCAGGCCCAGAGCGACAACTCCACCAACCCCGCCCTGGTACTGATCGCCGGCGCGTCGACATCGGTGAACCTCGATACCGACATGCTCACGACGCTTCAGAACATTCGATTCAACAGGTAA
- the fliI gene encoding flagellar protein export ATPase FliI: MNALRQLEWALLELQQSTPLASVSGAISEIAPTHFRVSGLSRFVRLGELIGVNSGGKPQIGEVVRIDSDGIIAKPFDRQFAGGLGSVAYRMPPLSFAPDPSWKGRVINALGAPLDGQGPLTPGSRAVSAEAEAPSAMKRARVHKPLRTGVRVIDLFAPICAGQRVGIFAGSGVGKSTLLAMLARSQGFDTVVLALVGERGREVREFIEDVLGTNRNRAVTIVSTGDESPMMRRLAPKTAMAVAEYFRDKGESVLLVVDSITRFAHAAREVALAAGEPAVARGYAPTVFTDLPRLLERAGPGEEGSGSITGIFSVLVDGDDHNEPIADTIRGTLDGHIVLSRHIADQARYPAVDVLASVSRLAHNVWDPEERELVSKLRTMIAKYEDTRDLRLMGGYQSGRDSGLDQAIDMVPRIYSAMRQDASAPPSADPFRELRDMLRGE, from the coding sequence TTGAACGCTCTTCGGCAACTCGAGTGGGCGCTGCTGGAGCTTCAGCAGAGCACTCCCCTGGCCAGCGTCAGCGGCGCGATCTCCGAGATCGCGCCGACGCATTTCCGCGTCTCCGGCCTGTCGCGTTTCGTCAGGCTCGGTGAACTCATCGGCGTCAATTCCGGCGGCAAGCCGCAGATCGGCGAGGTGGTGCGGATCGACAGCGACGGCATCATCGCAAAGCCGTTCGACCGGCAATTTGCCGGTGGCCTCGGCTCCGTCGCCTACCGGATGCCGCCATTGTCGTTCGCGCCCGATCCGAGCTGGAAGGGCCGCGTCATCAACGCGCTTGGCGCCCCGCTGGACGGACAGGGCCCGCTCACGCCGGGGTCGCGCGCCGTCTCGGCCGAGGCCGAGGCGCCGTCGGCCATGAAGCGCGCGCGCGTGCACAAGCCGCTGCGCACGGGCGTGCGCGTCATCGACCTGTTCGCCCCGATCTGCGCCGGCCAGCGCGTCGGCATCTTCGCCGGCTCCGGCGTCGGCAAGTCGACGCTGCTTGCGATGCTCGCCCGCAGCCAGGGCTTCGACACCGTCGTGCTGGCGCTCGTCGGCGAGCGTGGCCGCGAGGTGCGCGAGTTCATCGAGGACGTGCTCGGCACCAACCGCAACCGCGCCGTCACCATCGTATCGACGGGAGATGAAAGCCCGATGATGCGGCGGCTGGCGCCGAAGACGGCCATGGCCGTCGCCGAATATTTCCGCGACAAGGGCGAATCGGTGCTGCTCGTGGTCGATTCGATCACCCGTTTCGCCCACGCCGCCCGCGAGGTCGCGCTGGCCGCCGGCGAGCCCGCGGTCGCGCGCGGCTATGCACCGACTGTTTTCACCGACCTGCCCCGCCTGTTGGAGCGCGCCGGCCCCGGCGAGGAGGGATCCGGTTCGATCACTGGCATTTTCTCCGTGCTGGTCGACGGCGACGATCACAACGAGCCGATCGCCGACACCATCCGCGGCACGCTCGACGGCCACATCGTGCTTTCCAGACACATCGCCGACCAGGCGCGCTATCCGGCCGTGGACGTGCTGGCCTCGGTGTCGCGCCTCGCCCACAACGTCTGGGACCCCGAGGAGCGCGAATTGGTGAGCAAGCTGCGCACCATGATCGCCAAATACGAGGACACGCGCGACCTCCGCCTGATGGGCGGATATCAGTCGGGACGTGATTCGGGCCTTGACCAGGCCATCGACATGGTACCGAGGATCTACAGCGCCATGCGGCAAGACGCCTCGGCTCCGCCGAGCGCCGATCCGTTCCGCGAGCTCCGGGACATGCTCAGGGGTGAGTAG
- a CDS encoding alpha/beta hydrolase, with translation MMDGGYWPHGSCDGAGGNLVRLRRRASEFFESLPVAELASEAHRQLWISDWARVAEDYRTLSEFARAGGSSRIAREAWMCSQTAIEVARTLSCREDIADAALADKVATGLKSFEDDAGLAIDRVEIDCFGQEVLAGFFVQGGRRGPCAPAVICVSDEDITRSSMMRRLPAALRRRNMSLLLIDACNSSHHRSFKPEHMLQCCLDYLEARPDVDRQRIAIYGEGAAAPHASRLALWDRRIAAAVCDGGLLTQVMRRAPFRWMTGLKQSDQDGSSTGSMLPSHRLSCPLLVVVGSRSMVREREARELQTLYRQAGADCSIVVPNRIPHPLGEVENFIAVDDFIFEWLDSKLGAGRQLDRVTDL, from the coding sequence ATGATGGACGGTGGTTATTGGCCTCATGGTTCTTGTGACGGCGCCGGTGGAAACTTGGTACGTTTGCGCAGACGCGCGTCCGAATTCTTCGAGAGCCTGCCCGTTGCAGAACTGGCGAGCGAGGCACACAGGCAGCTGTGGATTTCGGACTGGGCTAGGGTCGCAGAAGACTATCGGACCTTGTCCGAATTCGCGCGCGCGGGCGGTTCCAGTCGAATCGCGCGCGAAGCGTGGATGTGCTCGCAGACCGCGATCGAAGTCGCGCGAACCTTGTCTTGTCGGGAAGACATCGCGGACGCCGCCCTAGCAGACAAGGTCGCGACCGGCCTGAAAAGCTTCGAGGATGACGCTGGTCTTGCGATCGATCGAGTCGAGATCGATTGCTTTGGTCAGGAGGTGCTTGCCGGCTTCTTTGTCCAGGGCGGGCGTCGGGGGCCCTGCGCACCCGCGGTCATCTGCGTCAGTGACGAAGACATTACCCGCAGCTCGATGATGCGCCGGCTGCCGGCAGCCTTGCGTCGCCGCAACATGTCGCTGCTGCTGATCGACGCCTGCAATTCGTCCCATCATCGTTCTTTCAAGCCGGAGCACATGCTGCAATGCTGCCTGGACTATCTGGAGGCTCGTCCGGATGTCGATCGGCAGCGGATCGCAATCTATGGCGAAGGAGCCGCCGCCCCGCATGCATCCCGTCTTGCGCTTTGGGATCGCAGAATCGCTGCCGCCGTCTGCGACGGTGGCCTTCTGACGCAGGTCATGCGCCGAGCACCATTTCGCTGGATGACCGGACTGAAGCAGAGCGACCAGGACGGGAGTTCGACAGGCTCGATGCTGCCGTCGCATCGACTATCTTGCCCGCTTCTGGTGGTTGTCGGCAGTCGCTCGATGGTGCGCGAACGCGAGGCTCGCGAACTTCAAACGCTCTATCGGCAGGCCGGAGCCGATTGCTCGATCGTGGTGCCGAACCGCATCCCTCATCCGCTGGGCGAGGTCGAGAATTTCATCGCCGTGGACGACTTCATTTTCGAATGGCTCGACAGCAAGCTTGGAGCTGGCCGTCAGCTGGATCGCGTCACTGATCTCTAG
- a CDS encoding porin: MKLTKTLFLGSAAGLMAVSGAFAADLPVKAKAVEYVRICSLYGAGFYYIPGTDTCIKLGGYLRAEIGLNTNSIYDSQRTSPASGRNRLSNYYTMRAREDLNIDTRTATEYGVVRTFFDATFSWTTGGYQGTGSGFGGTAYTGTLALNNAGATPALVGSSINPTDGGTSGGSLGVYYAFIQFAGFTMGKAVSQFDAPWTNYPGNNFDGLVGGSGTVTGVNQFTYTADFGQGVTAAFSAEDATAYYQAGNLNISSAAGAAAIAGLTTGALGANAIGGSRSPNLVGMVRVDQAWGLFQASVAAHDNHVAYYGATEPTGHPDDKWGWAVQLALSIKNIPTGAGDVINISGVYTDGATRYNFQNLAGGSYLMYGSSGVAYQSVAAVTAPDTTFITGGSQESVKTWGFRGAYTHNWDPYWNTAIYGAYAAAQFGGGTKAFLCGVGGIFSSVAGVTSCNPDFNIGQVGLITRWTPVKNLTFSGDFTWTHVDQKYAGVIAGGTNFPVAKPAATYELKDQDSFTLLLRAQRNW; the protein is encoded by the coding sequence ATGAAGTTGACGAAGACGCTCTTTCTCGGCTCGGCAGCCGGCCTGATGGCCGTCTCCGGCGCGTTCGCAGCCGATCTTCCCGTGAAGGCCAAGGCGGTCGAATACGTGAGGATCTGCTCCCTGTACGGTGCCGGTTTCTACTACATCCCGGGCACTGACACCTGCATCAAGCTGGGTGGTTATCTGCGCGCTGAAATTGGTCTGAACACTAACAGCATCTATGACTCGCAGCGCACCTCGCCTGCCAGTGGGCGCAATCGCCTGAGCAACTACTACACCATGCGCGCTCGTGAAGATCTCAACATCGACACGCGCACCGCAACCGAGTACGGCGTCGTCCGCACCTTCTTCGATGCGACGTTCTCCTGGACCACCGGCGGTTATCAGGGCACGGGTTCTGGCTTCGGCGGCACCGCCTATACCGGCACGCTGGCCCTCAACAACGCTGGTGCGACCCCGGCTCTGGTCGGTTCGTCGATCAACCCGACTGACGGCGGCACCTCGGGCGGTTCGCTCGGCGTGTACTACGCCTTCATCCAGTTCGCCGGCTTCACCATGGGTAAGGCCGTGTCGCAGTTCGACGCGCCCTGGACCAACTATCCCGGCAACAACTTCGACGGTCTCGTCGGCGGCTCGGGCACCGTTACGGGTGTCAACCAGTTCACCTACACCGCTGACTTCGGTCAGGGCGTGACGGCGGCGTTCTCGGCTGAAGACGCAACTGCGTACTATCAGGCCGGCAACCTCAACATTAGCAGCGCTGCTGGTGCTGCTGCTATCGCCGGTTTGACCACTGGTGCGCTGGGTGCCAACGCCATCGGCGGCTCGCGTTCGCCGAACCTCGTCGGTATGGTGCGTGTCGATCAGGCTTGGGGTCTCTTCCAGGCGTCGGTGGCTGCGCATGACAACCACGTTGCCTACTACGGCGCGACCGAACCGACTGGCCACCCCGACGACAAGTGGGGTTGGGCGGTTCAGCTCGCTCTGTCGATCAAGAACATCCCGACCGGTGCGGGTGACGTGATCAACATTTCGGGCGTCTACACCGACGGTGCCACCCGCTACAACTTCCAGAACCTGGCGGGCGGCTCGTACCTCATGTACGGCAGCTCGGGCGTTGCCTACCAGAGCGTCGCCGCGGTTACCGCTCCGGACACCACGTTCATCACGGGCGGCTCCCAGGAAAGCGTCAAGACCTGGGGCTTCCGTGGCGCTTACACCCACAACTGGGATCCCTACTGGAACACCGCGATCTACGGTGCCTACGCGGCTGCCCAGTTCGGTGGTGGGACTAAGGCATTCCTCTGCGGCGTTGGCGGCATCTTCTCGTCGGTTGCGGGCGTGACCTCGTGCAACCCTGACTTCAACATCGGTCAGGTTGGCTTGATCACCCGCTGGACCCCGGTCAAGAACCTCACGTTCTCGGGCGACTTCACCTGGACCCACGTCGACCAGAAGTATGCTGGCGTCATTGCCGGCGGTACCAACTTCCCGGTCGCCAAGCCGGCCGCGACTTACGAGCTGAAGGATCAGGACTCGTTCACCCTGCTGCTCCGCGCTCAGCGCAACTGGTAA
- a CDS encoding ATP-binding protein → MTVAIEMGQTTAGAAAAMDLEELLATRLLVQGNSGSGKSHLLRRLLEQSAPWVQQAIIDPEGDFVTLAERFGHLVIDGEDHTERGLQVAGERARLHRVSTVLNLEGLDAENQMRRAAAFLGGLFDVDRDHWYPMLVVVDEAQLFAPAVAGEVSDEARKLSLGAMTNLMCRGRKRGLAGIIATQRLAKLAKNVAAEASNFLMGRTFLDIDMARAADLLGMERRQAESFRDLERGQFMALGPALSRRPLRLNIGATDTSPRNSTPRLMPLPEATLEDARAVILAAPPPDASRPQRRPAPDLLEQLRAAKAAATPEVRPEVVEVSVSAEELAERRERVDRTLRAVLAEPDAGFRAIGVLYQEFVVRCRIEGLGSAVPDLNEFRRMLTHARAGLGTDLAEDDAWQEVSLRASILPDDMQGVFMMIARAAKEGWPCPGDAAIARAYGSHSLRRAQRLLGYMEEQGLIVVQLDGGGRRIVTLVELAWATAPGDPNADELPAEQAASAASL, encoded by the coding sequence ATGACGGTTGCGATCGAGATGGGGCAGACCACGGCAGGCGCCGCGGCCGCCATGGACCTCGAGGAATTGCTGGCGACCCGTCTCCTGGTGCAGGGCAATTCGGGCTCCGGCAAATCGCATCTGCTGCGGCGCCTCCTGGAGCAGAGTGCGCCGTGGGTGCAGCAGGCCATCATCGATCCTGAGGGCGATTTCGTCACGCTTGCGGAGCGATTCGGCCATCTCGTGATCGACGGCGAGGATCACACCGAGCGCGGCTTGCAGGTTGCCGGCGAACGCGCACGGCTGCATCGGGTTTCGACCGTTCTCAATCTCGAAGGGCTCGATGCCGAGAACCAGATGCGGCGTGCCGCAGCGTTCCTCGGCGGGCTGTTCGACGTCGACCGCGACCATTGGTACCCGATGCTCGTCGTCGTGGACGAGGCGCAGCTGTTCGCGCCTGCCGTCGCCGGCGAAGTCTCGGACGAGGCGCGAAAGCTGTCGCTGGGCGCCATGACCAATCTGATGTGCCGCGGCCGCAAGCGCGGGCTTGCCGGCATCATCGCGACGCAGCGTCTGGCCAAGCTCGCCAAGAACGTCGCAGCGGAAGCCTCGAACTTCCTGATGGGCCGCACCTTCCTCGACATCGACATGGCGCGGGCCGCCGATCTGCTCGGCATGGAGCGACGGCAGGCCGAATCATTTCGCGATCTCGAGCGCGGACAGTTCATGGCGCTGGGGCCTGCGCTGTCGCGCCGTCCCTTGCGCCTCAACATCGGCGCGACCGACACCAGCCCGCGCAATTCCACGCCGCGGCTGATGCCGCTGCCCGAAGCGACGCTGGAGGATGCGCGCGCCGTGATTCTGGCGGCGCCGCCGCCCGATGCCAGCCGGCCGCAGCGCCGGCCGGCGCCTGATTTGCTGGAGCAGCTCCGCGCGGCGAAGGCTGCGGCGACGCCGGAGGTCCGGCCTGAGGTGGTCGAGGTGTCCGTCAGCGCCGAGGAGCTCGCCGAGCGGCGCGAGCGCGTCGATCGTACGCTTCGTGCCGTGCTGGCCGAGCCCGATGCCGGCTTCCGCGCCATCGGCGTGCTCTACCAGGAGTTCGTGGTCCGCTGCCGCATCGAGGGCCTCGGCTCGGCGGTGCCCGACCTCAACGAATTCCGCCGCATGCTGACGCATGCACGCGCCGGGCTCGGCACTGATCTCGCCGAGGACGACGCCTGGCAGGAGGTGTCGCTGCGCGCCTCGATCCTGCCCGACGACATGCAGGGCGTGTTCATGATGATCGCGCGCGCCGCAAAGGAAGGCTGGCCCTGCCCCGGCGATGCCGCGATCGCCCGCGCCTACGGCTCGCATTCGCTGCGCCGCGCCCAGCGGTTGCTGGGCTATATGGAGGAGCAGGGCCTGATCGTCGTCCAGCTCGACGGCGGCGGGCGCAGGATCGTGACGCTGGTGGAGCTGGCCTGGGCGACCGCGCCGGGCGATCCCAATGCAGACGAGCTGCCGGCAGAGCAGGCAGCGAGCGCGGCTTCGCTCTGA
- a CDS encoding 2-dehydropantoate 2-reductase N-terminal domain-containing protein codes for MARNILILGASYGSLLGTKLLMAGHNVTLVCRAKTAELINRDGTEVRIKLRDEAVHRAIFSRDLPGKLDAITPQNVDLSRYDMVGLAMQEPQYTNHTVRVLMVKIAAAKLPCLSIMNMPPLPYLKRIPALADMDLEEAYTNAQVWERFEPGLVTLCSPDPQAFRPPEEAANVLHVGLPTNFKASAFADEKHNKVLRELEADIDAVTLDGHDVPVKLKVFDSLFVPLAKWSMLLTGNYRCITPHEPQSIRDAVHGDLQRSQTIYDHVDAIARKLGADPQDQVPFAKYAKAAESLLKPSSAARAVASGAPFIERVDLLVKLISHQLGVPNAEIDRTVDTVDQKLNEKIVQGGSGAQ; via the coding sequence ATGGCGCGCAACATATTGATTCTCGGGGCTTCTTACGGCTCGCTGCTGGGCACGAAGCTGCTGATGGCCGGGCACAACGTCACCCTGGTCTGCCGCGCCAAAACCGCTGAGCTGATCAACCGCGATGGTACCGAGGTACGCATCAAGCTGCGCGACGAAGCCGTGCACCGGGCGATCTTTTCGCGCGACCTGCCCGGCAAGCTCGACGCGATAACGCCGCAGAATGTCGACCTCTCGCGCTATGACATGGTCGGCCTTGCGATGCAGGAACCGCAATACACCAACCACACGGTCCGCGTTCTCATGGTCAAGATCGCCGCGGCGAAGCTGCCGTGCCTGTCGATCATGAACATGCCGCCGCTACCCTATCTGAAGCGGATTCCGGCGCTCGCGGACATGGATCTCGAGGAGGCCTACACCAATGCGCAGGTGTGGGAGCGCTTCGAGCCGGGCCTGGTGACCCTGTGCTCGCCCGATCCGCAGGCGTTCCGCCCGCCCGAGGAAGCCGCCAACGTGCTTCATGTCGGCCTGCCCACGAATTTCAAGGCATCGGCGTTCGCCGACGAGAAGCACAACAAGGTGCTGCGCGAGCTAGAGGCCGACATCGACGCGGTGACGCTCGACGGCCACGACGTGCCGGTGAAGCTGAAAGTGTTCGACTCCCTGTTCGTGCCGCTGGCGAAATGGTCGATGCTGCTGACCGGCAACTACCGCTGCATCACGCCGCACGAGCCGCAGTCGATCCGCGACGCCGTGCACGGCGACCTCCAGCGCTCGCAGACGATCTACGACCATGTCGATGCGATCGCCCGCAAGCTCGGCGCCGATCCGCAGGACCAGGTGCCGTTCGCGAAATACGCCAAGGCCGCCGAGAGCCTGCTCAAGCCCTCGTCGGCCGCGCGCGCGGTCGCGAGCGGCGCGCCCTTCATCGAGCGCGTCGATCTCCTGGTGAAGCTGATCTCGCATCAGCTCGGCGTGCCCAACGCCGAGATCGACCGCACGGTCGACACCGTGGACCAGAAGCTGAACGAGAAGATCGTGCAGGGCGGGTCCGGCGCGCAGTAG
- a CDS encoding MarR family transcriptional regulator, whose translation MIEKRLDRAITDFIWNVVEIHSQLEDIHASWATLLGITEPQWLILMAITELDGGRGVAGIDIANKLRIHPAFVTNQTKSLEKGGFLSRRPAADDARFVLMSLTEKATTEIGKLSKRRLALNSTMFNELDEETLADLNAALAKLAKNARLAARLLAIDAS comes from the coding sequence ATGATTGAGAAGAGGCTCGACAGAGCCATTACGGACTTCATTTGGAATGTCGTCGAAATCCACTCTCAGCTCGAGGACATCCACGCCAGCTGGGCCACCCTGCTAGGCATTACCGAGCCGCAGTGGCTCATCTTGATGGCCATCACCGAACTCGATGGGGGGCGCGGCGTCGCGGGAATCGACATCGCGAACAAGCTGCGGATCCATCCGGCCTTCGTGACCAACCAGACCAAGAGCCTCGAGAAGGGCGGATTCCTGTCGCGGCGACCGGCAGCCGACGACGCCCGTTTCGTCCTGATGTCGCTGACAGAGAAGGCGACGACGGAAATCGGCAAGCTCTCCAAGAGAAGGCTCGCCTTGAATTCGACCATGTTCAATGAGCTCGATGAGGAGACCTTGGCCGATTTGAATGCTGCGCTGGCCAAGCTCGCCAAGAATGCGCGGCTTGCTGCGCGATTGCTGGCCATCGACGCTTCGTGA
- the flgF gene encoding flagellar basal-body rod protein FlgF, with translation MQSALYVGLSAQVALEKRLQTIANNVANVNTSAFRTDVVKFETVLSKAGANPVAFSSPGDNIISREQGSITESGNPLDVAVVGQGWIAFAGPNGTVYTRDGRLQIAPNGDLQTVAGFPVIDAGGAQITLDPNGGPISVARSGAITQDNNEIGTIGLFNIPADANLERYGNSGVTPDRPATAIADFSRDGFKQGYVEGSGANPMMELTKLIAASRAFDGTNSMIEGTESSLQNAIRTLGEPGK, from the coding sequence ATGCAATCGGCTCTCTATGTGGGATTGTCGGCGCAGGTCGCGCTCGAAAAGCGCCTCCAGACGATCGCCAACAACGTCGCCAACGTGAACACGTCGGCGTTCCGCACCGACGTGGTGAAGTTCGAGACGGTGCTGTCCAAGGCCGGCGCGAACCCGGTCGCCTTCTCCTCGCCCGGCGACAACATCATCTCGCGCGAGCAAGGCAGCATCACCGAAAGCGGCAACCCGCTCGACGTCGCCGTGGTCGGCCAGGGCTGGATCGCCTTCGCCGGCCCGAACGGCACGGTCTATACCCGCGACGGCCGCCTCCAGATCGCTCCCAACGGGGATCTTCAGACCGTGGCCGGCTTCCCGGTCATCGACGCCGGCGGCGCGCAGATCACGCTCGACCCGAACGGCGGACCGATCTCGGTCGCGCGCAGCGGCGCGATCACCCAGGACAACAACGAGATCGGCACCATCGGCCTGTTCAACATCCCCGCTGATGCCAATCTCGAGCGCTACGGCAATTCCGGCGTCACGCCCGACCGGCCTGCGACCGCCATCGCCGATTTCTCCCGCGACGGCTTCAAGCAGGGCTATGTCGAGGGCTCCGGCGCCAATCCGATGATGGAATTGACGAAGCTGATCGCGGCTTCGCGTGCCTTCGACGGCACCAATTCGATGATCGAGGGCACCGAGAGCTCGCTCCAGAACGCAATCCGGACGCTGGGCGAGCCGGGCAAATAG
- the motA gene encoding flagellar motor stator protein MotA, with the protein MGSFVGIFITVAALLGGFAAMGGHLAVLMQPWEFVIIIGTAVGTFILANPWKTVVDSGVACMQAITNAVPGQRYYLDLLGALHALMRELRGKGRNEVEAHIDDPSSSEIFKAFPSVLGDPSLLQFICDYVRLIIMGNARTHEIEALMDEEIHTIVKGKLAPYHALVTVSEAMPALGIVAAVLGVIKAMGALDQSPKLLGGFIGAALVGTFAGIFISYGVLSPFAIKIKMTREKKCRPYIIVKQTLLAFMNGAMPQIAVEHGRKMISSSERPSIDVVENETIAGPKAVPTEAEPKAARA; encoded by the coding sequence TTGGGCAGTTTCGTGGGGATTTTCATCACGGTAGCGGCGCTGCTCGGCGGTTTTGCCGCCATGGGCGGGCACTTGGCCGTGCTGATGCAGCCTTGGGAATTCGTGATCATCATAGGCACCGCGGTCGGCACCTTCATCCTGGCCAATCCGTGGAAGACGGTCGTCGACAGCGGGGTTGCCTGCATGCAGGCCATCACCAACGCGGTGCCGGGACAGCGCTATTACCTCGACCTGCTCGGGGCGCTGCACGCCCTGATGCGTGAGCTGCGGGGCAAGGGCCGCAACGAGGTGGAAGCGCATATCGACGATCCCTCGTCGTCCGAGATCTTCAAGGCGTTTCCCAGCGTGCTCGGCGACCCGTCGCTGCTCCAGTTCATCTGCGACTATGTCCGCCTCATCATCATGGGTAACGCGCGCACGCACGAGATCGAGGCGCTGATGGACGAGGAGATCCACACCATCGTGAAGGGCAAGCTGGCACCTTACCATGCGCTGGTGACGGTGTCCGAGGCGATGCCGGCGCTCGGCATCGTCGCCGCGGTGCTCGGCGTCATCAAGGCGATGGGCGCGCTCGACCAGTCGCCGAAGCTGCTCGGCGGCTTCATCGGCGCGGCCCTGGTCGGTACCTTCGCAGGCATCTTCATTTCCTACGGTGTGCTTTCGCCCTTCGCGATCAAGATCAAGATGACGCGCGAGAAGAAGTGCAGGCCCTACATCATCGTCAAGCAGACGCTGCTGGCTTTCATGAACGGCGCCATGCCGCAGATCGCGGTCGAGCACGGCCGCAAGATGATCTCGAGCAGTGAGCGTCCCTCGATCGACGTCGTCGAGAACGAGACGATCGCGGGCCCCAAGGCTGTCCCGACCGAGGCTGAACCGAAGGCGGCCCGCGCATGA